A single region of the Pseudorhodoplanes sp. genome encodes:
- the flgH gene encoding flagellar basal body L-ring protein FlgH, which yields MLYRANPSPLLRSAVCGLALTSLLSGCAALDRLKLIGEQPPLSAIENPTAAPGYKPVQMPMPMPQPASYNPNSLWRNGSRAFFKDQRAHQVGDILTVKVKITDKATVENETSRSRKNSEDSGVDNFFGKTKLPIFDKVNIPGKILTADSTGSSEGKGSIDRKDEITTNVAGVVTQVLPNGNLVLEGKQEIRINYEVRELIVAGIVRPEDIESDNTIDSTKIAQARIAYGGRGQITDVQQPRYGQQVLDIILPF from the coding sequence ATGTTGTACCGAGCCAATCCATCGCCGCTTCTGCGTTCGGCCGTATGCGGTCTGGCGCTCACCTCGCTGCTGTCGGGATGCGCGGCGCTCGACCGCCTGAAACTGATCGGCGAACAGCCACCGCTGTCGGCGATTGAAAATCCGACTGCGGCTCCGGGCTACAAGCCGGTGCAGATGCCGATGCCGATGCCGCAACCGGCCTCCTACAATCCGAACTCGCTGTGGCGAAACGGCTCGCGCGCCTTCTTCAAGGATCAGCGCGCGCATCAGGTCGGCGACATCCTCACCGTCAAGGTCAAGATCACCGACAAGGCGACCGTCGAAAACGAGACCTCGCGCAGCCGCAAGAACTCGGAGGACTCCGGCGTCGACAATTTCTTCGGCAAGACGAAGCTGCCGATTTTCGACAAGGTCAACATCCCCGGCAAAATCCTGACGGCGGATTCGACCGGCTCCAGCGAAGGCAAGGGTTCAATCGACCGCAAGGACGAGATCACGACGAATGTCGCCGGTGTCGTGACCCAGGTGCTGCCGAACGGCAATCTCGTGCTTGAAGGCAAACAGGAGATCCGCATCAACTATGAAGTGCGGGAACTGATTGTCGCCGGCATCGTCCGTCCAGAGGATATCGAAAGCGACAACACCATCGACTCGACGAAGATCGCGCAGGCGCGCATTGCCTATGGCGGCCGCGGCCAGATTACCGATGTGCAGCAGCCGCGTTACGGCCAGCAGGTGCTTGACATCATCTTGCCGTTCTGA
- the flgK gene encoding flagellar hook-associated protein FlgK, whose protein sequence is MSLSQALATSVAGLRITQSSLALVASNVANAETPGYVRKTAAQVTTAAGANGVSVRIASINRELDQYVQRQLRAEVSGGTYATMRAEYYSRIQSIFGEPGADSTLETAFNNFTTSLQALSTSPDSVTARTTTLNLAQVLTQQLNSMSNQIQSLRSDAELGLSDSVARANNAMQQVAAINRQLSSNNAKDAATATLMDQRDAYIDELSHLMDIRVLQGDNNQINIFTGSGIQLVGVDAAQIGFDAQGTVTAEAKWDPDPAKRTVGTLTLTSSTASPMDLIASKSIRSGEMAAYLELRDDILVQAQAQLDQIASAMASSLSSIAMPTTAVAGPPSGFDIDTTGMLPGNVINLTYTDVMSGQQRKVSIIRVDDPEALPLSNDATSDPNDEVIGVDFSGGMAAVATALTSHFNGQVVFSNPAGNTLRIVDDGAGNTSNVDAVGGTRTLTAFNSGTGALPFFTDAGLPFSGAFNSLGPQSLGFAGRISVNSALLSDPSNLVNYQAGTESGDATRPNFIYNQVISASLTYSPSAGIGALNNPFSGSLTSYMRQVIGFQGAAAENATNLAAGQEVVVNALQERFSEAAAVNVDVEMAHLLNLQTAYGANARVMSTVKEMLDTLMNM, encoded by the coding sequence ATGAGTCTCTCACAGGCCCTGGCGACATCGGTGGCCGGACTGCGGATTACCCAGTCCTCGCTGGCGCTGGTTGCTTCGAACGTTGCCAATGCAGAGACGCCCGGTTATGTCCGCAAGACGGCTGCCCAGGTCACCACCGCCGCCGGCGCCAATGGCGTCAGCGTCCGCATCGCCTCGATCAACCGCGAACTCGATCAGTATGTGCAGCGTCAGTTGCGCGCCGAGGTTTCTGGCGGCACTTACGCGACGATGCGGGCCGAATATTATTCGCGCATCCAAAGCATCTTCGGCGAACCTGGCGCGGATTCGACGCTGGAAACCGCGTTCAACAACTTTACGACATCGCTGCAGGCGCTGAGCACCAGCCCGGATTCGGTGACGGCGCGCACCACCACGCTGAACCTGGCGCAGGTGCTGACGCAGCAACTCAACAGCATGAGCAACCAGATTCAGAGCCTGCGCAGCGACGCGGAGCTTGGTCTGTCGGACTCGGTCGCGCGCGCCAACAACGCCATGCAGCAGGTCGCCGCGATCAACCGGCAATTGTCGAGCAACAACGCCAAGGACGCGGCCACAGCAACCCTGATGGATCAGCGCGACGCGTATATCGACGAGCTCTCGCACCTGATGGACATCCGCGTGCTGCAGGGCGACAACAACCAGATCAATATTTTCACGGGCTCCGGTATCCAGCTGGTTGGCGTCGATGCCGCGCAGATCGGATTCGACGCGCAGGGCACGGTCACCGCGGAAGCGAAATGGGACCCTGATCCCGCTAAGCGGACCGTGGGCACGCTAACCCTGACGTCATCCACCGCCAGCCCCATGGATCTGATCGCCAGCAAGTCGATCCGGTCCGGCGAGATGGCCGCCTATCTGGAGCTGCGCGACGACATTCTGGTGCAGGCCCAGGCACAGCTCGACCAGATTGCGTCGGCCATGGCCTCGTCGTTATCGAGTATCGCGATGCCGACGACGGCTGTCGCCGGTCCGCCAAGCGGTTTCGACATCGACACAACGGGCATGCTTCCGGGCAATGTCATCAACCTGACCTATACGGACGTGATGTCTGGCCAGCAGCGCAAGGTCAGCATCATTCGGGTCGACGATCCGGAGGCGCTGCCGCTCTCGAACGACGCCACCTCGGATCCGAATGACGAAGTCATCGGCGTTGATTTCTCCGGCGGGATGGCCGCCGTCGCGACAGCGTTGACCAGCCATTTCAACGGTCAGGTCGTTTTCTCGAATCCGGCCGGAAATACGCTGCGGATCGTGGACGACGGCGCGGGCAACACATCCAATGTCGATGCGGTGGGCGGAACGCGGACGCTGACCGCATTCAACAGCGGAACCGGCGCTTTGCCGTTCTTCACCGACGCAGGACTGCCTTTTTCCGGTGCGTTCAACTCGCTGGGGCCGCAAAGCCTTGGCTTCGCCGGTCGGATTTCCGTCAATTCGGCGTTGCTGTCGGACCCGTCCAACCTGGTCAACTACCAGGCCGGGACTGAGAGCGGAGACGCCACACGGCCGAACTTTATCTACAACCAGGTGATCAGCGCTTCGCTGACCTATTCGCCCTCCGCCGGCATCGGGGCGTTGAACAACCCGTTTTCCGGTTCGCTCACGTCCTACATGCGCCAGGTGATCGGTTTTCAGGGAGCGGCGGCCGAGAATGCGACCAATCTGGCAGCAGGCCAGGAGGTCGTTGTGAACGCGCTGCAAGAGCGCTTTTCCGAGGCGGCTGCGGTCAATGTCGATGTTGAAATGGCGCATCTCCTGAATCTCCAGACAGCCTATGGCGCCAACGCGCGGGTGATGTCGACGGTCAAGGAGATGCTCGACACGCTGATGAATATGTGA
- the flbT gene encoding flagellar biosynthesis repressor FlbT, which translates to MALKVELKPGERILIGESVITNGDQRTRFLVEGMAPILREKDIMTAKHADTPAKRIYLAVQLMYISGDPMKHHQVYFSLMQDILQAAPSTGKYIANINNQILTGDLYKALKSAKKLIEYEQELLQHATGGAGLRSGGKADRQSA; encoded by the coding sequence ATGGCCCTCAAGGTCGAACTGAAGCCGGGCGAGCGCATCCTGATCGGCGAAAGCGTCATCACCAATGGCGACCAGCGCACCCGCTTCCTGGTCGAGGGCATGGCGCCGATCCTGCGCGAAAAAGACATCATGACCGCCAAGCACGCCGACACGCCGGCCAAGCGCATCTATCTTGCGGTTCAATTAATGTACATTTCCGGCGATCCGATGAAACATCATCAAGTCTATTTTAGCCTGATGCAGGATATCCTGCAGGCCGCCCCCTCAACCGGCAAGTACATCGCCAACATCAACAATCAAATCTTAACGGGCGATCTGTACAAGGCTTTGAAATCAGCCAAGAAACTGATCGAATACGAGCAGGAGCTTCTCCAACATGCAACAGGCGGCGCAGGCTTACGGAGCGGTGGCAAAGCAGATCGCCAATCCGCGTGA
- a CDS encoding flagellar assembly protein FliX, with protein sequence MRIYGPGSTALARESQAPRRAASGAFRLDEGEGARTPNSAAAVRSLGGIDALVALQGVEDATERRRRAVGRGRRALDVLDEVKLGLLGGHLDPALLGRLRALSADLKQGTGELGLDSVLAEIDLRVEVEIAKMTRR encoded by the coding sequence ATGCGCATCTACGGACCCGGTTCCACTGCTTTGGCCCGCGAGAGCCAGGCGCCGCGCCGCGCGGCATCCGGTGCCTTCCGGCTGGACGAAGGCGAGGGCGCCCGGACCCCCAACTCGGCCGCAGCGGTGCGTAGTCTTGGCGGCATCGACGCCCTGGTCGCCCTTCAGGGAGTGGAGGACGCAACCGAGCGTCGCCGCCGTGCGGTCGGTCGCGGGCGACGCGCGCTTGATGTCCTGGACGAGGTCAAGCTCGGTTTGCTTGGCGGGCACCTCGACCCCGCCCTTCTTGGCCGCCTCCGGGCCCTTTCGGCGGACCTGAAGCAGGGCACCGGGGAACTGGGCCTGGATTCCGTGCTGGCGGAAATCGACCTGCGGGTCGAGGTCGAAATAGCCAAAATGACGCGCCGTTAG
- the dksA gene encoding RNA polymerase-binding protein DksA yields the protein MPSDKTKEYRPSEKEPFMNERQRDYFRAKLLAWKDDILKEAKETLQHLQDENQNHPDLADRASSETDRAIELRARDRQRKLIAKIDAALQRIDDGTYGYCEETGEPISLKRLEARPIATLSVEAQERHERRERVYRDD from the coding sequence ATGCCTTCGGACAAGACCAAAGAGTATCGGCCGTCCGAGAAGGAGCCTTTCATGAACGAAAGGCAGCGGGACTATTTCCGCGCCAAGCTCCTGGCCTGGAAGGACGACATTCTGAAGGAAGCCAAGGAAACCCTTCAGCATCTCCAGGACGAGAACCAGAATCATCCGGATCTGGCCGACCGGGCTAGTTCAGAGACCGACCGAGCCATTGAGCTGCGGGCCCGCGACCGTCAGCGCAAGCTGATCGCCAAGATCGACGCCGCCTTGCAGCGCATTGATGATGGAACTTACGGCTATTGCGAGGAAACCGGCGAGCCGATCTCGCTGAAGCGGCTGGAAGCGCGTCCGATTGCTACCCTGTCGGTCGAAGCCCAGGAGCGCCACGAGCGGCGCGAGCGCGTTTACCGGGACGATTAG
- a CDS encoding flagellar basal body P-ring protein FlgI gives MRRLSRWIAVSGVAALLLLQAWPAQATSRIKDLANIEGVRQNQLIGYGLVVGLNGTGDTLNNIPFTKQSLQAMLERLGVNVRGAQMRTGNVAAVMVTANLPAFGTQGTRIDVTVSALGDAKSLQGGTLLVTPLLGADGNVYAVGQGSVAIGGFEAEGQAAKIVRGVPTVGRIANGAIIEREIDFQLNRLNQIRLALRNADFTTAKRIAAAINDYIGAPTAEPLDASTVQLTLPGKSDTNMVALLTEIEQLQVEPDLAAKIIIDERSGVIVMGRDVRVSTVAVAQGNLTVTISESPQVSQPAPFSQGRTRVVPRTNVRASEDGSKLALVQEGVSLQQLVDGLNALGIGPRDLITILQAIKAAGALQADIEVM, from the coding sequence ATGCGACGACTGAGTAGATGGATCGCGGTGAGCGGGGTCGCAGCTTTGCTGCTGCTCCAGGCCTGGCCGGCGCAAGCGACATCGCGCATCAAGGACCTCGCCAATATCGAGGGCGTGCGCCAGAACCAGCTGATCGGCTATGGCCTCGTCGTCGGCCTGAACGGCACCGGCGACACGCTCAACAACATCCCTTTCACCAAGCAGTCGCTGCAGGCGATGCTCGAACGTCTCGGCGTGAATGTCCGCGGCGCGCAGATGCGCACCGGCAACGTCGCCGCCGTGATGGTGACTGCCAACCTCCCCGCCTTCGGCACGCAAGGTACCCGCATCGACGTGACGGTGTCGGCGCTGGGTGACGCGAAAAGCCTGCAGGGCGGCACGCTGCTGGTCACCCCGCTGCTCGGCGCCGACGGCAATGTGTATGCGGTCGGACAGGGCTCGGTCGCCATCGGTGGCTTCGAGGCTGAAGGCCAGGCGGCGAAGATCGTGCGCGGCGTGCCGACCGTCGGCCGGATCGCCAATGGCGCGATCATCGAGCGCGAGATCGACTTCCAGCTCAACCGCCTCAACCAGATCCGGCTCGCCCTGCGCAATGCCGACTTCACCACTGCGAAACGCATCGCCGCCGCGATCAACGACTATATCGGCGCGCCGACCGCAGAGCCGCTCGACGCCTCCACCGTCCAGCTCACTTTGCCCGGCAAATCCGACACCAACATGGTGGCGCTGTTGACCGAGATCGAGCAATTGCAGGTCGAGCCCGATCTCGCCGCCAAGATCATCATCGACGAGCGTTCCGGCGTCATCGTGATGGGCCGCGATGTGCGCGTCTCCACCGTCGCCGTGGCGCAAGGCAATCTGACGGTGACGATTTCGGAATCGCCGCAGGTCAGCCAGCCGGCGCCGTTCTCGCAAGGGCGGACCCGCGTCGTGCCGCGCACCAATGTCCGCGCATCGGAGGACGGCTCCAAGCTGGCGCTGGTGCAGGAAGGCGTGTCGCTGCAGCAACTGGTCGATGGTCTCAATGCGCTCGGGATCGGCCCGCGCGACCTGATCACCATCCTGCAGGCGATCAAGGCGGCCGGGGCTCTGCAGGCCGATATCGAGGTGATGTGA
- a CDS encoding flagellin, whose protein sequence is MASDVVLSAGVRQNLLSLQNTASLMATTQNRLATGKKVNTALDNPTNFFTSAALKSRAGDLSALLDSMSNGIKTLEAADNGITAITKTIEQMQSTLRQARQDKSFKSTSYTVDVGATPAGTEQISFSGGSVGTTPIAADLTTAVSTLAAGAYTNIDFTNAGANDGSITFNIAVNGGTAAAISVTHADVVAAGGTPAATTATQLMGILNTKLAAANVDATVTVAGGNLVFTADRADSSVADLTISGFTAANGATGSGIANASGTDGAFEAKTVDALVSHINTAFAGQIRAANDNGRLRIENLSTADLTIAGYNTTDGILDGAATTATIGGNTVRANFVTQFNGYIDQLNKLSDDASFNGVNLLRGDKLKITFNEAGTSTIEILAKDASGNAIAINTSTLGILQATNPQFDSDDTIDARLTVLGDALANLRAQGSAFGSNLSIVQNRQTFTKAMINTLETGADNLVLADSNEEGANMLALQTRQQLSTTALSLSAQADQAVLRLFG, encoded by the coding sequence ATGGCTAGTGATGTCGTCCTGTCGGCTGGCGTCCGGCAAAATCTTTTGTCGCTGCAGAACACGGCGAGCCTGATGGCGACCACGCAGAACCGGCTTGCCACGGGCAAAAAGGTCAACACTGCCCTCGACAACCCGACCAACTTCTTCACCTCCGCTGCGCTCAAAAGCCGCGCCGGGGACCTGAGCGCCCTGCTCGATTCGATGTCAAACGGCATCAAGACCCTGGAAGCCGCCGATAACGGCATCACGGCCATCACCAAGACCATCGAGCAGATGCAGTCGACCCTGCGGCAGGCCCGCCAGGACAAGTCATTCAAGTCGACGTCCTATACCGTCGATGTGGGCGCTACGCCGGCCGGAACCGAGCAGATCAGCTTTTCCGGCGGCTCCGTCGGCACGACTCCGATCGCTGCCGATCTCACCACCGCCGTATCAACACTCGCCGCCGGCGCCTACACCAACATCGATTTCACCAACGCCGGCGCCAATGACGGCTCGATCACGTTCAACATCGCCGTCAATGGCGGCACGGCTGCGGCAATTTCCGTAACCCATGCCGACGTTGTCGCGGCCGGCGGCACACCCGCCGCGACAACCGCGACGCAACTGATGGGCATCCTCAACACCAAGCTCGCCGCAGCCAATGTCGATGCAACCGTCACGGTCGCCGGCGGCAACCTGGTCTTCACCGCAGATCGTGCCGACAGCAGCGTCGCCGACCTGACGATCAGCGGCTTTACGGCCGCCAACGGCGCGACCGGATCCGGCATCGCCAATGCCAGCGGCACCGACGGCGCCTTCGAGGCCAAGACCGTGGACGCGCTGGTCTCTCACATCAACACGGCCTTCGCCGGCCAGATCCGCGCCGCCAATGACAATGGCCGTCTGCGTATTGAAAATCTGTCGACGGCCGACCTCACGATTGCCGGATACAATACGACGGACGGGATACTCGACGGCGCAGCGACGACCGCGACCATCGGCGGCAACACCGTCCGTGCCAACTTCGTCACCCAGTTCAACGGCTATATCGACCAGCTCAACAAGCTGTCGGACGACGCCTCGTTCAACGGCGTCAACCTGCTGCGCGGCGACAAGCTGAAAATCACCTTCAACGAGGCCGGCACCTCCACCATCGAGATTCTGGCCAAGGATGCCTCCGGCAACGCCATCGCAATAAACACCTCAACGCTTGGCATCCTGCAGGCGACCAATCCGCAATTCGACAGCGACGACACGATCGATGCGCGCCTGACCGTGCTCGGCGACGCGCTGGCCAATCTGCGCGCGCAAGGTTCGGCCTTCGGCTCCAATCTCTCGATCGTGCAGAACCGCCAGACCTTCACCAAGGCGATGATCAACACGCTGGAAACCGGCGCCGACAACCTGGTGCTGGCGGATTCCAACGAGGAAGGCGCCAACATGCTGGCCCTGCAGACGCGCCAGCAGCTGTCCACGACGGCCTTGTCGCTGTCCGCTCAGGCCGACCAGGCGGTGCTGCGGCTCTTCGGGTAA
- the flgJ gene encoding flagellar assembly peptidoglycan hydrolase FlgJ, whose protein sequence is MAASITTPIPTSTAAYGYNMASAVAPAALAKARNAKAREQAQDFEAMFLNQMFSQMFTSMEGEGPFGGGKEVGIWRSFLTDEYAKSFAKKGGIGLADHVYRSLMQQQEIAPAKSGAAM, encoded by the coding sequence ATGGCGGCCTCGATCACCACGCCCATTCCGACCTCCACCGCGGCCTATGGCTACAACATGGCCTCGGCCGTCGCGCCGGCCGCTCTCGCCAAGGCGCGCAACGCGAAAGCGCGCGAGCAGGCGCAGGACTTCGAAGCCATGTTCCTGAACCAGATGTTCAGCCAGATGTTCACGAGCATGGAAGGCGAAGGCCCCTTCGGCGGCGGCAAGGAAGTCGGAATCTGGCGCTCATTCCTCACCGACGAATATGCGAAATCCTTTGCCAAGAAGGGCGGCATCGGCCTTGCCGATCATGTCTATCGCTCGCTGATGCAACAGCAGGAAATCGCCCCCGCAAAATCCGGAGCCGCGATGTGA
- a CDS encoding flagellar biosynthesis protein FlgL has protein sequence MSSIGGIGARSLLMVQSLVDMRTQLGDLQRQMATGKRSDTYAGLGLDRGLTVGLRSQLAAIGSYNDTIGNVGVRVDIADAALTRIAELGREMKAVSGQINSSIQRTTAKETAKNAVDEIIGLLNTQVGDRYIFSGLASDTSAVDSMNNVLYGDGVRAGLQQIISERNQADRGATGLGRLDITAPTVTSVQVAEDAAPSIFGFKLANITSSLTGSTVSPPAGMPPAMSVDVGATNPNAGEQVKFTFTLPDGSLETITLTATTSATPGAGEFTIGATSDVTAANMQTALTGALTTLANTSLAAASAIKAADEYFNMDAANPPMRVDGPPFDSATGLLAGTPANTVFWYTGEAGAQSARSTATARVDQAISVSYGLRANEQGIRWQLQHIAVMAVMPLSEMDPDIQLKSTELSERLGLALGVPPGTESVEMIQAELVGAQTSMGAAKERHTETKAALEDLLQGVEGVSTEEVAAKILTLQTRLEASLRATSMLYQTSIINYI, from the coding sequence ATGAGTAGCATCGGCGGAATCGGAGCCCGGTCATTGCTGATGGTGCAGTCGCTGGTCGACATGCGCACCCAGCTCGGCGACCTGCAGCGGCAGATGGCGACGGGCAAGAGATCCGACACTTACGCGGGACTTGGTCTTGATCGCGGTCTGACGGTTGGCCTGCGCTCGCAGCTCGCTGCGATCGGCAGCTACAATGACACCATCGGCAATGTCGGCGTGCGCGTCGATATTGCCGATGCAGCATTGACGCGCATTGCAGAACTCGGCCGCGAGATGAAGGCGGTATCAGGACAGATCAACTCGTCGATCCAGCGCACCACCGCAAAGGAAACCGCGAAGAACGCCGTCGACGAAATCATCGGTCTGCTCAACACCCAGGTTGGCGATCGCTACATCTTTTCCGGCCTGGCCAGCGACACGTCGGCCGTCGACTCGATGAACAATGTGCTGTATGGCGACGGCGTCCGCGCCGGGTTGCAGCAGATCATTTCGGAGCGCAACCAGGCGGATCGCGGCGCTACTGGCCTGGGACGTCTGGACATCACGGCGCCGACCGTGACATCAGTTCAGGTTGCAGAGGACGCGGCGCCCTCCATTTTCGGCTTCAAGCTCGCAAATATCACCTCGTCCCTGACTGGCTCGACCGTGTCCCCTCCGGCCGGCATGCCGCCGGCCATGTCCGTCGATGTCGGTGCAACCAATCCGAATGCGGGCGAGCAGGTCAAATTTACGTTCACCCTGCCTGATGGCTCACTCGAAACGATCACGCTGACCGCGACCACCTCGGCGACCCCCGGCGCAGGCGAGTTCACCATTGGCGCGACCTCCGATGTCACAGCCGCCAACATGCAGACAGCGCTGACCGGCGCGCTCACGACTCTCGCGAATACCTCGCTGGCCGCCGCTTCGGCGATCAAGGCCGCGGATGAATACTTCAACATGGACGCGGCCAACCCGCCGATGCGCGTGGACGGTCCCCCTTTTGACTCCGCGACCGGTCTCCTCGCAGGTACGCCGGCCAACACCGTGTTCTGGTATACCGGCGAAGCCGGCGCGCAGTCCGCGCGCTCGACGGCGACGGCGCGGGTCGACCAGGCGATCAGCGTGTCGTACGGCCTGCGCGCCAACGAGCAAGGCATCCGCTGGCAATTGCAGCACATTGCCGTCATGGCAGTGATGCCGCTGTCGGAAATGGATCCCGATATCCAGCTCAAGAGCACGGAATTGTCCGAACGGCTGGGCCTGGCGCTTGGCGTTCCACCCGGCACGGAGAGCGTGGAAATGATTCAGGCGGAGCTCGTCGGCGCCCAGACCTCCATGGGCGCCGCCAAGGAGCGCCATACCGAGACCAAGGCGGCGCTGGAAGATCTGTTGCAGGGCGTCGAAGGCGTTTCCACCGAAGAAGTGGCAGCCAAGATTCTCACCCTGCAGACCCGGCTGGAAGCCTCGCTGCGGGCCACGTCGATGCTCTACCAGACCAGCATCATCAACTACATCTAG
- a CDS encoding flagellin, translating into MASNITLSAGVRQNLLSLQNTASLMATTQNRLATGKKVNSALDNPTNFFTSASLQGRASDMGALLDAMSNGIKTLEAADNGLSAITKTVESMQSTLRQARQDKSFKSDSYTVTISAPTGAEDLEFTGGSVGATPVAVNLTTSVNTLGGGAFTAVDFTNGGNNNGSIDFSITANGGAVQAISITYAEANAAAADASAVTADELVDLINTELTAANVAATASVDGSGQIDIVSDSADGNTANVTISNFAATNGAAGSGLADGTGTDAYTAKSVDTLVNEINANVSFIDKIRASNDNGKLRIENLSTADLTITGINAATGVVNGGATTDVIGPNDVRRNLVKQFNELRDQLNKLADDASFNGVNLLRGDKLKITFNETGTSTMEIQAKTPAGVATSINASNLSIAYAVDADFDSDTVLDSRLDTLQTALNTLRSQSSSFGSNLSIVQNRQDFTKSMINTLETGADNLVLADSNEEGANLLALQTRQQLSTTALSLSAQADQAVLRLF; encoded by the coding sequence ATGGCGTCCAATATCACCCTCTCGGCTGGCGTTCGGCAGAACCTGCTTTCGCTGCAGAACACCGCCTCGTTGATGGCCACCACGCAGAACCGTCTTGCCACCGGCAAGAAGGTCAACTCGGCCCTCGACAACCCGACCAACTTCTTCACCTCCGCTTCGCTGCAAGGCCGCGCCTCCGACATGGGTGCGCTGCTCGACGCGATGTCGAACGGCATCAAGACCCTGGAAGCCGCCGACAACGGCCTCTCCGCGATCACCAAGACCGTCGAGTCGATGCAGTCCACGCTGCGTCAGGCCCGCCAGGACAAGTCGTTCAAGTCGGATTCCTACACGGTCACCATCTCGGCTCCGACCGGCGCCGAAGACCTGGAATTCACCGGCGGTTCGGTCGGCGCCACCCCGGTCGCCGTCAACCTGACCACCAGCGTCAACACGCTGGGCGGCGGCGCCTTCACGGCCGTCGACTTCACCAACGGCGGCAACAACAACGGCTCGATCGACTTCAGCATCACCGCCAATGGCGGCGCGGTGCAGGCGATCTCGATCACCTATGCCGAAGCCAATGCGGCTGCCGCCGACGCCTCGGCAGTAACCGCCGACGAACTGGTCGATCTCATCAATACCGAGCTGACAGCGGCCAACGTCGCCGCTACTGCGTCGGTTGATGGCAGCGGCCAGATCGACATCGTCTCCGACAGTGCCGACGGAAATACCGCCAACGTCACCATCTCCAACTTCGCGGCCACCAACGGCGCAGCCGGCTCAGGCCTCGCCGACGGTACCGGCACCGACGCCTATACCGCCAAGTCGGTGGATACGCTGGTCAACGAAATCAACGCCAATGTTTCCTTCATCGACAAGATCCGCGCCTCCAACGACAACGGCAAGCTGCGCATCGAGAACCTCTCGACCGCGGACCTGACCATCACCGGTATCAACGCCGCGACGGGCGTCGTCAACGGCGGTGCTACCACGGATGTCATCGGACCCAACGATGTTCGCCGCAACCTGGTCAAGCAGTTCAACGAACTGCGCGACCAGCTCAACAAGCTGGCGGACGATGCCTCCTTCAACGGCGTCAACCTCTTGCGCGGCGACAAGCTGAAGATCACCTTCAACGAGACCGGCACCTCGACCATGGAGATCCAGGCCAAGACGCCGGCCGGTGTTGCCACCTCGATCAACGCCTCGAACCTCAGCATCGCCTATGCTGTCGATGCCGATTTCGACAGCGACACGGTGCTGGACAGCCGCCTCGACACCCTGCAGACGGCGCTCAACACGCTGCGCTCGCAGTCGTCGTCCTTCGGCTCGAACCTGTCGATCGTGCAGAACCGCCAGGACTTCACGAAGTCGATGATCAACACGCTGGAAACCGGAGCCGACAACCTCGTCCTCGCCGATTCCAACGAGGAAGGCGCCAACCTGCTCGCCCTGCAGACCCGCCAGCAGCTGTCCACGACGGCTCTGTCGCTGTCCGCCCAGGCCGACCAGGCGGTGCTGCGTCTGTTCTAA
- the flaF gene encoding flagellar biosynthesis regulator FlaF — protein MAKQIANPRDLESSLLLKAAAKLQAIHDNWEAERGNLYDALLYNRKLWIVFMTSATSKDNPLPAEIRQNIANLGIFIMNQTVAITEKPAPERLKVLININREIAAGLRSAA, from the coding sequence GTGGCAAAGCAGATCGCCAATCCGCGTGATCTCGAATCAAGTCTGTTGCTGAAAGCCGCGGCGAAATTGCAGGCCATCCATGACAACTGGGAGGCCGAGCGCGGCAATCTCTACGACGCGCTGCTTTACAATCGCAAGCTCTGGATCGTGTTCATGACCTCGGCGACCAGCAAGGACAATCCGCTGCCCGCCGAAATCCGCCAGAACATTGCCAATCTCGGCATCTTCATCATGAACCAGACCGTGGCGATCACCGAAAAGCCGGCGCCGGAACGGCTGAAGGTGCTGATCAACATCAATCGCGAGATCGCCGCCGGACTGCGCAGCGCGGCCTGA